Proteins encoded within one genomic window of Deinococcus grandis:
- a CDS encoding sensor domain-containing protein has translation MPTDRCAPELMFDGYLTVSRSGRVLYANEAARRWLDLPDHADHEPPALQDLLPTDCALRHLLGSGAPHAPACQGTCRGLQVHLRPDGLELQGPPRPSPSEPRTLPEALNGAQHIDEVAQVILTHPQWQALAAQLALFDPVGATLRLLQAGPGSPDLLGTLPVQDPHPVAQAFRGGAARTHAPGGWPDPLPPGTRDVLILPLRSPQRPLGALVLHRAEDLPPPTHAALDACAAALARAAHFDDVSRSQLRYRTLLESTHAALWELDRNFEIQGESPNWQALTGQTYAEYVGRGFMAVIHPDDRPRLEADIARGVQGSDPFELRGRMRRIDGQYRHVVAVALPVPEERGAGQGWAGSIQDVTEEVWAAEWDRPSERFLTLAVQGGPARPTFAAVLDELTRVTGATGGLLVGLPSGGGAPRTLATSGATGHLHAQLDAHLDDPQVTALSARPGWLHPPGETGAPTGQPPRGALLVPLQYQERVIAAALLDVPAGLVDATSLEHLRWLQAHLAPIVHSAQLRDALDRSEAQARSIVSALDEGVVMIDAAGRLIAANRAAQDLLDLPPGQSLQPLHDPVWALQNERGEPVPFEQYPAVTALRTGRPVRRVILSRTRRDGQRRWLSINATPLEDRSGVVVSFSDVSESITLREQLTAQAFQDDLTGLSNRRAFQRAAQEQRGPRAAALLIDVDHFKAVNDTHGHHVGDDLLREIAARLRREAPPGSLIARLGGDEFGVSHPDLSTEDACALARRVVQVIGQPVVLGRVHAHVSASVGVATTERLRGADLHRAADLAMYVVKRAGRSGWQLFDPDEHLPT, from the coding sequence ATGCCCACCGACCGTTGCGCGCCAGAACTGATGTTCGACGGGTACCTGACCGTGAGCCGGTCCGGACGGGTGCTGTACGCCAACGAGGCGGCGCGCCGCTGGCTGGACCTGCCCGACCACGCCGATCACGAGCCGCCCGCGCTGCAGGACCTGCTGCCCACCGACTGCGCCCTGCGTCACCTGCTCGGCAGCGGCGCCCCGCACGCCCCCGCCTGCCAGGGAACCTGCCGGGGCCTACAGGTTCACCTGCGGCCCGACGGCCTGGAACTCCAGGGGCCGCCGCGACCGTCGCCCAGCGAACCGCGCACCCTGCCCGAGGCGCTCAACGGCGCGCAGCACATCGACGAGGTCGCGCAGGTGATCCTCACGCACCCGCAGTGGCAGGCCCTGGCCGCGCAGCTGGCGCTGTTCGATCCGGTCGGGGCCACCCTGCGGCTCCTGCAGGCCGGACCGGGCAGCCCGGACCTGCTCGGCACGCTGCCCGTCCAGGATCCCCATCCGGTGGCGCAGGCGTTCCGCGGCGGCGCGGCGCGCACCCACGCGCCCGGCGGGTGGCCCGACCCGCTGCCGCCCGGCACGCGTGACGTCCTGATCCTGCCGCTGCGCAGCCCCCAGCGGCCGCTGGGCGCGCTGGTGCTGCACCGCGCCGAGGATCTGCCCCCGCCCACGCACGCGGCGCTGGACGCCTGCGCCGCCGCCCTGGCCCGCGCGGCCCACTTCGACGACGTCAGCCGCTCGCAGCTGCGCTACCGCACGCTGCTGGAATCCACGCACGCCGCCCTGTGGGAACTCGACCGGAACTTCGAGATTCAGGGCGAGAGCCCCAACTGGCAGGCCCTGACCGGCCAGACGTACGCGGAGTACGTGGGCCGGGGCTTCATGGCCGTGATCCACCCCGACGACCGCCCCCGGCTGGAGGCGGACATCGCCCGCGGCGTCCAGGGCAGCGATCCGTTCGAACTGCGCGGCCGGATGCGCCGCATCGACGGGCAGTACCGCCACGTGGTGGCCGTCGCGCTGCCCGTCCCCGAGGAACGCGGCGCCGGGCAGGGCTGGGCGGGCTCCATTCAGGACGTCACCGAGGAGGTCTGGGCCGCCGAGTGGGACCGCCCGTCGGAGCGGTTCCTGACGCTGGCGGTGCAGGGCGGCCCGGCGCGGCCCACCTTCGCGGCGGTGCTGGACGAACTGACCCGCGTGACCGGCGCGACCGGCGGGCTGCTCGTGGGCCTGCCGAGCGGCGGCGGCGCGCCGCGCACGCTGGCCACGTCCGGCGCGACCGGTCACCTGCACGCCCAGCTGGACGCGCACCTGGACGACCCGCAGGTCACGGCGCTCAGCGCCCGACCGGGCTGGCTGCACCCCCCCGGCGAGACCGGCGCGCCCACCGGACAGCCGCCGCGCGGCGCGCTGCTCGTGCCGCTGCAGTACCAGGAGCGGGTGATCGCGGCCGCGCTACTCGACGTGCCGGCCGGGCTGGTGGACGCCACCAGTCTCGAGCATCTGCGCTGGCTGCAGGCGCACCTGGCGCCCATCGTGCACAGCGCGCAGCTGCGCGACGCACTGGACCGCAGCGAGGCGCAGGCCCGCTCGATCGTGTCCGCGCTGGACGAGGGCGTGGTCATGATCGACGCGGCCGGGCGCCTGATCGCCGCGAACCGCGCCGCGCAGGACCTGCTGGATCTGCCGCCCGGTCAGTCGCTGCAGCCCCTGCACGACCCGGTGTGGGCGCTGCAGAACGAACGGGGCGAACCGGTGCCGTTCGAGCAGTACCCGGCGGTGACGGCGCTGCGCACCGGCCGTCCCGTGCGGCGGGTGATCCTGTCGCGCACCCGCAGGGACGGGCAGCGGCGGTGGCTGTCGATCAACGCGACGCCGCTGGAGGACCGCAGCGGCGTCGTCGTGTCGTTCAGCGACGTCAGCGAGTCGATCACGCTGCGCGAGCAGCTGACCGCGCAGGCGTTCCAGGATGACCTGACGGGCCTGAGCAACCGCCGCGCCTTCCAGCGGGCCGCGCAGGAGCAGCGTGGGCCGCGCGCCGCCGCGCTGCTGATCGACGTGGATCACTTCAAGGCGGTGAACGACACTCACGGGCATCACGTCGGGGATGACCTGCTGCGCGAGATCGCCGCGCGCCTGCGCCGCGAGGCCCCGCCGGGCTCCCTGATCGCGCGGCTGGGCGGGGACGAGTTCGGGGTGTCCCACCCGGACCTGAGCACCGAGGACGCCTGCGCGCTGGCCCGGCGGGTCGTGCAGGTGATCGGCCAGCCCGTCGTGCTCGGGCGGGTGCACGCGCACGTGAGCGCCAGCGTGGGCGTCGCCACGACCGAGCGGCTGCGCGGCGCGGACCTGCACCGCGCGGCCGACTTGGCCATGTACGTCGTGAAACGCGCCGGACGGTCCGGCTGGCAGCTGTTCGACCCGGACGAGCATCTGCCCACCTGA
- the rocD gene encoding ornithine--oxo-acid transaminase, with amino-acid sequence MTLTELPTATPAPADLIRREDRLGAQNYKPLDVVIHRAQGAWVWDTQGRRYLDGLSAYSAVNQGHCHPRIIGALTEQAQQVTLTSRAFRNDRLADFYETVTRVLGFEAVIPMNTGAEAVETAIKLARKWAYRTRGVPENRAELIVMDGNFHGRTTTLVSFSSEAQYRDGFGPFTPGFVSVPYGDVAAIEAAITPHTAGVLFEPIQGEAGVVTPPEGFLRALRELCDRRGVLMIADEIQTGLGRTGHWLACDHEGVKPDVAILGKALGGGVYPVSAVLSSREVMDLFRPGDHGSTFGGNPLAAAVAQASLQVIEDEDLPARARELGAYVRARLEAMNSPYVREIRGRGLLIGVDLRGPARPFCEALRDLGVLCKETHETTMRLAPPLVTSREDLDWALDRIEQVLR; translated from the coding sequence ATGACCCTGACTGAACTGCCCACTGCCACCCCGGCACCCGCCGACCTGATCCGCCGCGAGGACCGTCTCGGGGCGCAGAACTACAAACCGCTCGACGTCGTCATCCACCGCGCGCAGGGCGCGTGGGTGTGGGACACGCAGGGCCGCCGGTACCTCGACGGCCTCTCGGCGTACAGCGCCGTGAACCAGGGCCACTGCCACCCGCGCATCATCGGCGCGCTGACCGAGCAGGCCCAGCAGGTCACGCTGACCTCCCGCGCGTTCCGCAACGACCGCCTCGCGGACTTCTACGAGACCGTCACGCGCGTCCTGGGCTTCGAGGCCGTCATCCCCATGAACACCGGCGCCGAGGCCGTGGAAACCGCGATCAAGCTGGCCCGCAAATGGGCGTACCGCACGCGCGGCGTGCCCGAGAACCGCGCGGAACTGATCGTCATGGACGGCAACTTCCACGGCCGCACCACCACCCTGGTGTCGTTCAGCAGCGAGGCGCAGTACCGAGACGGGTTCGGGCCGTTCACGCCCGGCTTCGTCAGCGTCCCCTACGGTGACGTGGCGGCCATCGAGGCGGCCATCACGCCGCACACCGCCGGGGTGCTGTTCGAACCCATCCAGGGCGAGGCCGGGGTCGTCACGCCCCCCGAGGGCTTCCTGCGCGCCCTGCGCGAGCTGTGCGACCGGCGCGGCGTCCTGATGATCGCCGACGAGATCCAGACCGGCCTGGGCCGCACCGGCCACTGGCTCGCCTGCGACCACGAAGGCGTCAAGCCCGACGTGGCGATCCTCGGCAAGGCGCTCGGCGGCGGCGTGTACCCGGTCAGCGCCGTGCTCTCCAGCCGCGAGGTGATGGACCTGTTCCGCCCCGGCGATCACGGCAGCACCTTCGGCGGGAACCCCCTGGCGGCCGCCGTGGCGCAGGCCAGCCTGCAGGTCATCGAGGACGAGGACCTGCCCGCGCGCGCCCGGGAACTCGGCGCGTACGTCCGGGCGCGCCTGGAAGCCATGAACAGCCCCTACGTGCGCGAGATCCGCGGGCGGGGCCTGCTGATCGGCGTGGACCTGCGCGGCCCCGCCCGCCCGTTCTGCGAGGCGCTGCGTGACCTGGGCGTGCTCTGCAAGGAAACGCACGAGACGACCATGCGCCTCGCGCCGCCACTCGTCACCAGCCGCGAGGACCTCGACTGGGCCCTGGACCGCATCGAGCAGGTCCTGCGCTGA
- a CDS encoding GGDEF domain-containing protein — protein MTGLGNRRAFESDLREALARGPLTLVALDVDGLKEVNDMLGHARGDDLLRGVARVLAGGVPPGDGAYRVGGDEFCLLLRGAPGQIPDLDAAFAALAGEGFGPAGASAGWASAPQDGQAPEVLWQLADERMYREKARRRPGR, from the coding sequence GTGACCGGGCTGGGGAACCGCCGGGCCTTCGAGTCGGACCTGCGTGAGGCGCTGGCGCGCGGGCCGCTGACGCTGGTGGCGCTGGACGTGGACGGCCTGAAGGAGGTGAACGACATGCTGGGGCACGCGCGCGGGGATGACCTGCTGCGGGGGGTGGCGCGGGTGCTGGCGGGGGGCGTGCCCCCAGGGGACGGCGCGTACCGGGTGGGGGGGGATGAGTTCTGCCTGCTGCTGCGCGGCGCGCCCGGGCAGATCCCGGATCTGGACGCGGCGTTCGCGGCGCTGGCCGGGGAGGGCTTCGGACCGGCGGGGGCGAGTGCCGGGTGGGCCAGCGCGCCGCAGGACGGGCAGGCTCCGGAGGTGCTGTGGCAGCTGGCGGATGAACGGATGTACCGGGAGAAGGCGCGGCGCCGTCCGGGGCGCTGA
- a CDS encoding endo alpha-1,4 polygalactosaminidase yields MKAAPLSKAAPLSAALTVAVLLAACGQTPSAPTRTAPTQTGAPATTAIEAERGQLDTEQLQGQTAIDPRTGSGVLINDASASGGQAVKLSATGSAVRFPMPSGTSSSYAVTVRARGVTAGGVAPSVSLRVNGTEKARATLTGSSYASVSLGTQTLRAGDTVRIVMLNGDSTGTRAATIDYLDIQSAAAVPAPAPTEPTPAPAPAPAPTPTPTPTPTTGIKLPPTGLMSWDWQIGASSDSAVSVPAGAKLIDLDGFNTSAAKVAELKSKGYYTVCYINAGSWESYRPDASKYPDYLKIQQDPDWAGEYFLDVTDVFKSGSALAPILQARFKMCKDKGFDALEPDNLQNDENVSGGRVTTQQQIDFNGWIADQAHAAGLAVFQKNGPDKILLKDRTGKMMVEKFDGILNEECQQYSECGPLAEYTRRGKLALNVEYSTALSCATYTSLGVSAMKRDLGLVSPGMSGYQRQSCN; encoded by the coding sequence ATGAAAGCCGCCCCCCTGAGCAAAGCCGCCCCCCTGAGCGCCGCCCTGACTGTCGCCGTCCTCCTCGCCGCCTGCGGACAGACCCCCTCCGCCCCCACCCGGACTGCCCCCACCCAGACCGGCGCCCCCGCCACCACCGCCATCGAGGCCGAACGCGGTCAGCTGGACACCGAGCAGCTCCAGGGCCAGACCGCCATCGACCCCCGCACCGGCAGCGGCGTGCTGATCAACGACGCCAGCGCCAGCGGCGGTCAGGCCGTGAAACTCAGCGCCACCGGCAGCGCCGTGCGCTTCCCGATGCCCAGCGGCACCAGCAGCAGCTACGCCGTCACCGTCCGCGCCCGCGGCGTCACCGCCGGCGGCGTCGCTCCCAGCGTGTCCCTGCGCGTCAACGGCACCGAGAAGGCCCGCGCGACCCTGACGGGCAGCAGCTACGCCAGCGTGTCCCTCGGCACCCAGACCCTCCGGGCGGGCGACACCGTGCGGATCGTCATGCTCAACGGCGACAGCACGGGCACGCGCGCCGCCACCATCGACTACCTGGATATCCAGAGCGCTGCGGCTGTCCCGGCTCCAGCGCCCACCGAACCGACCCCGGCCCCCGCCCCTGCCCCCGCTCCAACTCCTACGCCGACCCCCACGCCCACCACCGGCATCAAACTGCCCCCCACCGGGCTGATGAGCTGGGACTGGCAGATCGGCGCGAGCAGCGACAGCGCCGTCAGCGTTCCCGCAGGCGCGAAACTCATCGACCTGGACGGGTTCAACACCAGCGCCGCCAAGGTCGCGGAACTCAAGAGCAAGGGATACTACACCGTCTGCTACATCAACGCCGGCAGCTGGGAATCCTACCGCCCCGACGCCTCCAAGTACCCCGACTACCTGAAGATCCAGCAGGACCCCGACTGGGCCGGCGAGTACTTCCTGGACGTCACCGACGTGTTCAAGAGCGGCTCGGCCCTCGCGCCGATCCTGCAGGCCCGCTTCAAGATGTGCAAGGACAAGGGCTTCGACGCACTGGAACCCGACAACCTCCAGAACGACGAGAACGTCAGCGGCGGCCGCGTCACCACGCAGCAGCAGATCGACTTCAACGGCTGGATCGCCGACCAGGCCCACGCCGCCGGACTGGCCGTGTTCCAGAAGAACGGCCCCGACAAGATCCTCCTGAAGGACCGCACCGGCAAGATGATGGTCGAGAAGTTCGACGGCATCCTGAACGAGGAATGCCAGCAGTACAGCGAGTGCGGCCCCCTGGCCGAGTACACCAGGCGCGGCAAGCTCGCCCTGAACGTCGAATACAGCACGGCCCTGAGCTGCGCGACGTACACCTCGCTGGGCGTCAGCGCCATGAAACGCGACCTGGGTCTCGTCAGCCCCGGCATGAGCGGCTACCAGCGCCAGAGCTGCAACTGA
- a CDS encoding NCS2 family permease, producing the protein MTQTTPPPTDRSFIDRYFGLSAHGSSVAQEVRAGVTTFLTMSYILFVNPQLLSGAIPVPNAFVQLLMTTALAAAFGSLAMGLVARYPFAQAPGMGLNAFFAFTVVQGMGVPWQTALGAVFISGALFVLLSVLGARQAIVRAIPLGLKFAVTGGIGAFLAFLGLRSAGIVVTNPATIVGLGSLTSRGALLTVAGLLVTAALMVRQVKGAVLWGILLTSLSAVALQLPVFAGGPDGALRAFPGFDGRVLGIIDAPVWPGSLVGQLDLAGALGLGLLSVVFTFFFVDFFDATGTLTGLAQKSGYLDEKGDMPRARRTFAMDGLAAMFGAFMGTSTTTAYVESASGIGEGGRTGLTAVTVGVLFLLSMFLWPLAAAIPAAATAPALILVGALMMDGVRHIDWDDLSESLPAFLTIIAMPLTFSIANGVSFGVISYCAVKVLAGRARQVSPILYGVAALLLARYAFLGGE; encoded by the coding sequence TTGACGCAGACGACCCCACCCCCCACCGACCGGTCCTTCATCGACCGGTACTTCGGCCTGAGCGCGCACGGCAGCAGCGTCGCGCAGGAGGTCCGTGCCGGCGTGACCACGTTCCTGACCATGAGTTACATCCTGTTCGTGAATCCGCAGCTGCTGTCCGGCGCGATTCCCGTCCCGAACGCGTTCGTGCAGCTGCTGATGACCACGGCGCTCGCGGCGGCGTTCGGGTCGCTCGCCATGGGCCTCGTGGCCCGGTACCCGTTCGCGCAGGCGCCCGGCATGGGCCTGAACGCCTTCTTCGCGTTCACGGTCGTGCAGGGCATGGGCGTGCCGTGGCAGACGGCGCTGGGCGCCGTGTTCATCTCGGGCGCGCTGTTCGTGCTGCTCAGCGTGCTGGGCGCGCGGCAGGCGATCGTGCGGGCCATTCCGCTGGGATTGAAGTTCGCGGTCACCGGCGGGATCGGCGCGTTCCTGGCCTTCCTGGGCCTGCGCAGCGCGGGCATCGTGGTCACGAACCCCGCCACCATCGTCGGGCTGGGCTCGCTGACCTCGCGGGGCGCGCTGCTGACGGTCGCGGGGTTGCTCGTCACGGCGGCCCTGATGGTCCGTCAGGTCAAGGGCGCGGTCCTGTGGGGCATCCTGCTCACCAGCCTCAGCGCGGTCGCGTTGCAGCTGCCGGTGTTCGCGGGCGGCCCGGACGGCGCCCTGCGGGCCTTCCCCGGTTTCGACGGGCGGGTGCTGGGCATCATCGACGCGCCGGTGTGGCCCGGCAGTCTGGTCGGGCAGCTGGACCTCGCCGGGGCGCTGGGCCTGGGCCTGCTGAGCGTGGTGTTCACGTTCTTCTTCGTGGACTTCTTCGACGCGACCGGCACCCTGACCGGCCTGGCGCAGAAGAGCGGCTACCTGGACGAGAAGGGCGACATGCCCCGCGCGCGGCGGACGTTTGCCATGGACGGCCTCGCGGCGATGTTCGGGGCGTTCATGGGCACGAGCACCACGACCGCGTACGTCGAGAGTGCCAGCGGCATCGGCGAGGGCGGCCGCACCGGCCTGACCGCCGTGACGGTCGGCGTGCTGTTCCTGCTGAGCATGTTCCTGTGGCCGCTCGCGGCGGCGATCCCGGCGGCCGCCACCGCCCCCGCGCTGATCCTGGTGGGCGCCCTGATGATGGACGGCGTGCGGCACATCGACTGGGACGACCTGAGCGAGAGCCTCCCGGCGTTCCTGACGATCATCGCCATGCCGCTGACGTTCAGCATCGCCAACGGCGTCAGCTTCGGCGTGATCAGCTACTGCGCCGTGAAAGTCCTCGCGGGGCGCGCGCGGCAGGTCAGTCCGATCCTGTACGGCGTGGCGGCGCTGCTGCTCGCCCGCTACGCGTTCCTCGGCGGTGAGTAA
- a CDS encoding HD domain-containing phosphohydrolase, with translation MTDPTLSQDAAHAVALGILTHFQRQADQGLIVLDERLHVADVTESLEARLDPAAEVRGQPLLHLIHPDDQAAVPDDLLVRLHSGQDAHAEVRLNTRGVAVWCELDFLPVTPPQPGMWALAIVRDITPRKTAEQHARTLEARRDALMDVAMDAIVSIDRHGRVVAWNPAATTMFGYTLKEVLGQQLSALIIRPADRDAHQRGMARHQQTGETRVAGRRVQVTALHKSGHTLQVELMMKPVQIDGQQYYTAFIHDLTDQLEAQRRLREQALHLNMMQEQLPTLSWTTDPDLNVRMVSGQTLQRLRLDPRALVGRHVTALLGGGREEDIVGAHLSALAGQRGRYMQRVQERVFEIHVSPLHDTFDRVVGTVALAHDVTDGHREQLLEAARAQVLRSIAVGAPLPDTLRLLAGLLTQLPGVIAAQLLTVHAGRLRTEASVGLPGDLLVHFTGDVDPQALHPAWAEALAGQDASVATLEHPSAWTPWRVALAGCGLRACWLFRVADRQGETQGLVALYRALPDAPSGRLGDTVTQAGQLMTVALEQDHHLQTILTTREETLRTLGVALEFRDDETEGHTDRVVRLSLELARRLGLSEAQQDDLRRGAYLHDLGKIAIPDQILLKPGPLSADEWAVMRQHPVTGYEMLRHTPALGQACLEVVLHHHEHWNGGGYPHGLKGEAIPLLARVFAVVDAFDALTSARPYKQPWPEDRALEELRVMAGRVLDPTLVEVFVALRAEGPPPESATDLLAPAPPQAASDGPTGADEPAGPRS, from the coding sequence ATGACCGATCCGACGCTGTCTCAGGACGCTGCCCACGCTGTCGCGCTGGGCATCCTGACGCACTTCCAGCGGCAGGCCGATCAGGGACTGATCGTGCTCGACGAGCGGCTGCACGTCGCGGACGTCACCGAGAGCCTCGAGGCGAGACTGGACCCGGCGGCCGAGGTGCGCGGCCAGCCGCTGCTGCACCTGATCCACCCGGACGATCAGGCGGCCGTGCCGGACGATCTGCTCGTGCGGCTGCATTCCGGGCAGGACGCGCACGCCGAGGTGCGCCTGAACACCCGCGGCGTGGCGGTGTGGTGCGAACTGGACTTCCTGCCGGTCACGCCGCCCCAGCCGGGCATGTGGGCGCTGGCGATCGTGCGGGACATCACGCCCCGCAAGACTGCCGAGCAGCACGCCCGGACCCTGGAGGCCCGCCGGGACGCGCTGATGGACGTGGCGATGGACGCCATCGTCAGTATCGACCGGCACGGGCGGGTGGTCGCGTGGAATCCGGCGGCGACCACTATGTTCGGCTACACGCTCAAGGAGGTGCTGGGGCAGCAGCTGTCGGCGCTGATCATCCGCCCGGCGGACCGGGACGCGCACCAGCGCGGCATGGCCCGCCACCAGCAGACCGGCGAGACGCGCGTGGCGGGGCGGCGCGTGCAGGTCACGGCGCTGCACAAGAGCGGCCACACCCTGCAGGTCGAGCTGATGATGAAGCCCGTGCAGATCGACGGGCAGCAGTACTACACCGCGTTCATCCACGACCTGACCGATCAGCTCGAGGCGCAGCGGCGGCTGCGGGAACAGGCGCTGCACCTGAACATGATGCAGGAGCAGCTCCCGACGCTGTCCTGGACGACCGACCCGGACCTGAACGTCCGCATGGTCAGCGGGCAGACCCTGCAGCGCCTGCGGCTCGATCCGCGCGCGCTGGTGGGGCGTCACGTGACCGCCCTGCTCGGCGGGGGCCGCGAGGAGGACATCGTCGGCGCGCACCTGAGCGCCCTGGCCGGTCAGCGCGGCCGGTACATGCAGCGGGTGCAGGAGCGGGTGTTCGAGATTCACGTGTCGCCGCTGCACGACACGTTCGACCGCGTGGTCGGCACGGTCGCACTGGCGCACGACGTGACCGACGGGCACCGCGAGCAGCTGCTGGAGGCCGCGCGGGCGCAGGTACTGCGGTCCATCGCGGTGGGCGCGCCGCTGCCGGACACGCTGCGCCTGCTGGCCGGACTGCTCACGCAGCTGCCGGGCGTGATCGCCGCGCAGCTCCTGACGGTGCACGCCGGGCGGCTGCGGACCGAGGCGAGCGTGGGCCTGCCCGGGGACCTGCTGGTGCACTTCACGGGCGACGTGGACCCGCAGGCCCTGCATCCCGCCTGGGCGGAGGCGCTGGCCGGGCAGGACGCGAGTGTCGCCACGCTGGAACACCCCAGCGCGTGGACGCCGTGGCGCGTGGCCCTGGCGGGCTGCGGCCTGCGCGCCTGCTGGCTGTTCCGCGTCGCGGACCGTCAGGGAGAAACGCAGGGGCTGGTCGCGCTGTACCGCGCGCTGCCGGACGCGCCGTCCGGACGCCTGGGCGACACGGTCACGCAGGCGGGGCAGCTGATGACGGTCGCGCTGGAGCAGGATCACCACCTGCAGACCATCCTCACCACCCGTGAGGAGACCCTGCGGACGCTGGGGGTCGCGCTGGAATTCCGGGATGACGAGACCGAGGGCCACACCGACCGCGTGGTGCGCCTGAGCCTGGAACTCGCGCGGCGCCTGGGCCTGAGCGAGGCGCAGCAGGACGACCTGCGCCGCGGGGCGTACCTGCATGACCTGGGCAAGATCGCCATTCCGGATCAGATCCTGCTCAAGCCCGGCCCGCTCAGCGCGGACGAGTGGGCCGTCATGCGGCAGCATCCGGTCACCGGGTACGAGATGCTCCGCCACACCCCGGCGTTGGGTCAGGCGTGCCTGGAGGTCGTGCTGCACCACCACGAGCACTGGAACGGCGGCGGCTACCCGCACGGCCTGAAGGGCGAGGCGATTCCGCTGCTGGCGCGAGTGTTCGCGGTGGTGGACGCCTTCGACGCCCTGACGAGCGCCCGGCCGTACAAGCAGCCCTGGCCGGAGGACCGCGCGCTGGAGGAACTGCGCGTCATGGCGGGCCGCGTCCTGGACCCCACCCTGGTCGAGGTGTTCGTGGCGCTTCGGGCGGAGGGACCGCCACCGGAGTCGGCCACCGACCTGCTCGCTCCCGCGCCGCCGCAGGCCGCGTCCGACGGGCCGACCGGAGCGGATGAGCCTGCCGGGCCGCGCAGCTGA
- a CDS encoding ABC transporter ATP-binding protein produces MTPTNPERATPNPATRTPEPLSTHALTLAYGQNVIIPGLDLAVAGGQVTSIIGPNGCGKSTLLRALARLLPSGAGHIELYGQALHALPSREIARRLAILPQGPTAPEGLSVEDLVRFGRHPHQGRFPVRRAEDREAVQWALDQTGMRVFAARPLEALSGGQRQRAWIAMSLAQQTDILLLDEPTTYLDPSHQLEVLHLAQRLNREQGKTVVMVLHDLNQAVRYSDRLIAMSGGAVYAHGPAGDVLTHDLLRDVFGLKAHLLPDPDTGRPHVIPYALTR; encoded by the coding sequence ATGACCCCCACCAATCCCGAACGGGCCACCCCCAATCCGGCCACCCGCACCCCGGAGCCGCTGAGCACCCACGCGCTGACACTCGCCTACGGCCAGAACGTGATCATCCCCGGCCTCGACCTCGCGGTGGCGGGCGGGCAGGTCACCTCGATCATCGGGCCGAACGGCTGCGGCAAGAGCACCCTGCTGCGCGCGCTGGCGCGGCTGCTGCCCAGCGGGGCGGGGCACATCGAACTGTACGGTCAGGCGCTGCACGCCCTGCCCAGCCGCGAGATCGCCCGGCGCCTCGCCATCCTCCCGCAGGGCCCCACGGCCCCCGAGGGGCTGAGCGTGGAGGACCTCGTGCGGTTCGGGCGCCACCCCCACCAGGGCCGCTTTCCCGTCCGGCGCGCCGAGGACCGTGAGGCCGTGCAGTGGGCGCTCGACCAGACCGGCATGCGCGTGTTCGCCGCCCGCCCGCTGGAGGCGCTCAGCGGCGGGCAGCGGCAGCGGGCCTGGATCGCCATGAGCCTCGCGCAGCAGACCGACATCCTGCTGCTGGACGAACCCACCACGTACCTCGACCCGTCGCACCAGCTGGAGGTCCTGCACCTCGCGCAGCGCCTGAACCGCGAGCAGGGCAAGACGGTCGTGATGGTCCTGCACGACCTGAACCAGGCCGTGCGCTACAGCGACCGCCTGATCGCCATGAGTGGCGGCGCCGTGTACGCACACGGCCCGGCCGGGGACGTGCTGACCCACGACCTGCTGCGCGACGTGTTCGGCCTCAAGGCCCACCTGCTGCCCGACCCGGACACCGGGCGGCCCCACGTGATTCCCTACGCCCTGACCCGCTGA